The following are from one region of the Salvelinus fontinalis isolate EN_2023a chromosome 5, ASM2944872v1, whole genome shotgun sequence genome:
- the LOC129855606 gene encoding uncharacterized protein LOC129855606, with translation MCRNKVIIEGAETDRFTHGLKRPLHRSQHVPLTMEVKLTEAVIFSLLLTLKVFSAERNDEAPISWPDQRAIPTGDYLEKGRGEVQRFDRQEQHSGQSEHVIHTLLIMNDAAEIDINRDESPCKVISVMDDTPNPHVQTQPTPTGVTTSSPHLDNNKNKGKAKGAPQHQVPVVPYLPIRPGAPNINGFPPAPPMFFVPQRAAARHPHPMSWFPRGYGSVLNYLMPPSVFSAYVRALHGGSSEENSLSD, from the exons atgtgcaGAAATAAAGTAATTATAGAGGGCGCTGAGACCGACAGATTCACTCATGGTCTTAAAAGGCCTCTGCACAGATCTCAGCATGTTCCTCTGACAATGGAAGTCAAACTAACAGAAGCAGtgattttctctctccttcttactCTCAAGGTATTCTCTGCAG AGAGGAATGATGAGGCTCCCATTTCCTGGCCCGATCAAAGGGCAATTCCCACGGGAGACTAcctggagaaggggagaggagaggtgcagaGATTTGACAGACAAG AGCAGCATTCTGGGCAATCTGAACATGTTATTCACACACTGCTGATCATGAACGATGCAGCTGAGATAGACATCAACCGTGACGAGTCTCCATGTAAGGTCATATCAGTCATGGACGACACCCCAAACCCTCATGTTCAGACTCAACCAACCCCAACCGGAGTTACCACCAGCAGCCCACACCTGGACAATAACAAAAACAAGGGAAAGGCAAAGGGAGCTCCTCAACATCAGGTTCCAGTTGTCCCATACCTACCCATCAGGCCTGGTGCCCCCAACATAAATGGCTTCCCTCCTGCACCACCAATGTTCTTTGTCCCTCAGAGAGCTGCAGCACGCCATCCCCACCCCATGAGCTGGTTTCCCAGAGGTTATGGAAGTGTGCTCAACTACCTCATGCCCCCGTCTGTATTCTCAGCCTATGTCCGGGCTTTGCATGGAGGTTCATCTGAAGAGAATTCTCTGAGTGACTGA